The Cloeon dipterum chromosome X, ieCloDipt1.1, whole genome shotgun sequence genome includes a window with the following:
- the RASSF8 gene encoding large proline-rich protein bag6, producing MELKVWVEGIQRIICGVTENTSCQDIVYALAHATGQTGRFTLIERWRNNERLLAPNEHPLKILNKWGEYSNDVQFVLQRTSAPSSSDQSPSKLGGSPSTTVHLPKDGSEPSRNIKKSLTISAGTGYQNHRIGVVQGVPHRQQIQQPPHPSPDSSSSDLRPTSQAQSPPPYREPPKPALPPYRAPPHPAASPRSTPDPFTENSFDRVHGVYKAGGGAKSPSPSPVSPSAANDLSQSKLSRKSVQMDDVSEGFGGSEPNASVFLTPQYKELLRLVNQQREKLGSLQADLTKYDAEITFWECKSREQQHKVEYCMQESLRLQETSKLYEDQLIALKNIEDEKELSKQQGKNLKTEITFLRSKLSKCETELHQCRNKIRHLMDEMQLEQDSCDEKANNHRELLSQLEKLQKQVEEAKAVTAKDIESGRKLDDEVVSLETVIKEKKNQLEILVQDMKDANLHSLSIAPASDEGQRSYLLDGTHRSSRKMIGSPRQLENAVPTSKNPHGIWV from the exons ATGGAGCTGAAGGTGTGGGTCGAAGGCATCCAGAGGATCATCTGTGGGGTGACCGAAAACACGAGCTGCCAG GACATTGTTTACGCGCTGGCCCATGCCACGGGCCAAACGGGCCGTTTCACCCTGATTGAACGTTGGAGGAACAACGAGAGGCTGCTTGCGCCCAACGAACATCCCCTGAAG attttaaaCAAGTGGGGAGAATACTCAAACGATGTGCAGTTTGTGCTTCAACGCACCTCGGCTCCAAGTTCCTCCGACCAGAGTCCATCCAAGTTGGGTGGCTCGCCCTCAACAACGGTCCATTTGCCGAAAGACGGGTCGGAGCCGTcgagaaacataaaaaagtcGTTAACAATAAGCGCGGGCACTGGCTACCAAAATCACAGAATTGGAGTGGTGCAAGGGGTGCCGCACAGACAGCAAATCCAGCAACCACCCCATCCTAGTCCCGACTCATCGTCGTCAGATTTGAGACCTACCAGTCAGGCACAG TCTCCACCGCCGTATAGAGAACCACCAAAGCCGGCGCTTCCTCCGTACCGGGCGCCGCCTCACCCGGCCGCCTCGCCACGCAGCACGCCAGATCCCTTCACGGAAAACAGCTTCGACAGAGTTCATGGCGTTTACAAAGCTGGCGGTGGCGCCAAGAGTCCATCTCCCAGCCCCGTGTCTCCATCAGCTGCAAACGATTTGAGTCAAAGTAAATTGTCCAGGAAGAGTGTCCAGATG GACGACGTCAGTGAGGGTTTCGGCGGCAGTGAACCTAACGCGAGTGTTTTTTTAACGCCGCAATATAAGGAACTTTTGAGACTGGTTAATCAGCAGAGAGAGAAGCTTGGTTCTCTTCAAGCAGACTTGACAAAG TACGACGCTGAAATTACGTTTTGGGAGTGTAAGAGTCGAGAGCAGCAGCATAAGGTAGAATATTGCATGCAAGAGAGTTTGAGACTACAAGAAACAAGCAAACTGTACGAAGATCAG ctcaTTGCCCTGAAGAATATTGAAGACGAGAAAGAGTTATCTAAGCAACAGGGCAAGAATTTAAAGACGGAAATAACCTTTTTAAGGTCCAAACTGTCAAAATGTGAGACAGAACTACACCAGTgccgaaataaaatcag ACACTTGATGGATGAAATGCAATTGGAGCAGGATAGTTGTGATGAAAAGGCCAACAACCATCGAGAGCTGCTGTCCCAGTTGGAGAAACTTCAGAAGCAAGTGGAGGAAGCTAAAGCAGTCACTGCCAAAGACATAGAGTCCGGCAGAAAACTAGATGATGAG GTTGTCTCTTTGGAAACAGTCATCAAGGAGAAGAAGAACCAACTAGAAATTCTGGTACAGGACATGAAAGACGCCAATCTGCACAGTCTATCAATTGCTCCTGCTTCGGACGAAGGGCAGCGTTCTTATCTCTTGGATG GCACCCATAGAAGTTCCAGAAAAATGATTGGCTCGCCGAGACAGCTGGAGAACGCCGTGCCAACAAGCAAGAACCCTCACGGCATCTGGGTTTAG
- the LOC135946788 gene encoding uncharacterized protein LOC135946788 has protein sequence MDKIVSRVRIDLSEFYRDERKSCLKSLDYSALKKVSDLKNYIVTEMGILGQTQLMLGNSILLGSDDLRVIRDGDELKLVSYDFNCLHSGRKSNVLEPADEHSEATSSMSVCSDDCLKATFQSSLEAQAAENFKNTVSQEGLEWMNEPLPKRKRSRRGRKKKAEVTSSENGSVAPPKSHRFVPHKKFKQASPDPKHHVKFDIEAEEDLPSNELTPPSQNRPGKINPSTPVKENGNEEPPVVFKRDFRKEPVRIANPYETMSDQELFDLPPVTKVPSIGETIAFRVLFVNEDCVPELSGWLIGNVIDEVEAVVNLKLIRGTNPKYQRRNDKFSMDDDGPEEIEDFMSLPFEELATPRLLPSD, from the exons ATGGACAAAATTGTGAGTCGAGTAAGAATTGACCTTTCCGAATTTTATCGGGACGAAAGAAAATCGTGCTTGAAGAGCCTTGACTACAGTGCTTTGAAAAAGGTGTcggatttgaaaaattatatcgtCACGGAAATGGGGATATTGGGTCAGACTCAGCTAATGCTGGGAAATTCAATATTGCTTGGCTCTGACGACCTTCGAGTAATCAGAGATGGTGACGAACTCAA gttgGTTAGCTATGATTTCAACTGCTTGCACTCGGGGAGAAAATCAAATGTGTTGGAACCTGCCGATGAACATTCTGAGGCAACTTCATCCATGTCAGTTTGTTCTGATGACTGTCTCAAAGCCACCTTTCAGTCATCACTAGAGGCGCAAGCTGcagaaaactttaaaaat aCGGTGTCTCAGGAAGGACTGGAATGGATGAATGAGCCCCTTCCAAAGAGGAAGAGGTCGAGAAGAGGCAGGAAGAAAAAGGCCGAGGTGACAAGCTCTGAAAATGGATCTGTTGCTCCTCCTAAGAGTCACAGATTCGTGCCACACAAGAAATTCAAACAGGCATCTCCAGATCCTAAACACCACGTCAA ATTTGATATTGAAGCCGAAGAGGACTTGCCAAGCAATGAACTGACCCCACCAAGCCAAAATAGACcgggaaaaattaatccctCAACTCCTGtcaaagaaaatggcaatgaAGAGCCTCCTGTGGTGTTCAAAAGGGATTTCAGAAAAGAGCCTGTGAGGATTGCGAACCCTTACGAGACTATGTCTGACCAGGAACTTTTTGACCTGCCCCCTGTAACAAAGGTTCCGAGCATTGGAGAAACAATAGCATTTAGG GTGCTCTTTGTCAACGAGGATTGTGTTCCAGAACTATCTGGTTGGCTCATTGGCAATGTTATTGATGAAGTTGAAGCAGTTGTTAACCTCAAGTTAATAA GAGGAACAAATCCAAAATACCAGAGGAGAAATGACAAGTTCAGCATGGACGATGATGGTCCTGAGGAAATAGAGGATTTCATGTCTCTTCCATTCGAAGAACTCGCCACGCCAAGACTTTTGCCATCGGACTga